Below is a window of Culturomica massiliensis DNA.
AGAGTTTGCTTCTTATACGGACAATTTGGAGGAAATCTTCGAAAACCGCGAGCAGATCGAGATTTCAAAGTATTATGAACGAATTCCGAAACCGGTATTGATCGCTACCCAGGAATTTTTGGATGATGAAGTGTATTTCCGGAATCCTTCTACTGAAAAGGATAGAGAAAAAGTCGTTAAGGAAGACTGATAACTGAAGCCACTTTCGGGTGGCTTTTTTAATTTAGGAATGTGACGTTTTGTTTAGGGCCCTATGTTGAAAGGAAAACATATTATATTAGGAATAACAGGGAGTATTGCGGCTTATAAAGCGGCGCTACTGGCTCGTTTACTGGTCAAAGAAGGGGCAGAAGTGCAGGTGGTGATGACGGCATTGGCCAAGGAGTTTATTACCCCCCTGACTATGGCGACATTGACGAAGAAACCGATTTTAGTCGATTTTTACAATCCGGAAAACGGAGACTGGAATTCGCATGTTGATCTTGGCTTGTGGGCGGATCTGATGCTGATCGCTCCGGCAACGGCGAATACGATCGGGAAAATGGCTTCCGGTATTGCCGATAATTTGTTGTTGACGACATATTTATCTGCTAAGTGTCCGGTTGTGGTTGCTCCGGCAATGGATCTGGATATGTACCGGCATTCTGCGACCCAGCGGAATCTGGCTGTTTTGCGTTCTTTTGGAAATGTCATTATAGAACCGGAGGATGGCGAATTGGCAAGTGGTCTGACCGGTAAAGGACGTATGGAAGAACCTGAAAATATCGTTCGTCTGTTGGAGCGTTATTTTACTGCGCAAGCTGAGTTCGCAGGGAAAAAAGTACTGATAACGGCCGGACCTACCTATGAAAAGATCGACCCGGTGCGTTTTATCGGAAATTATTCTACCGGAAAGATGGGGTTTGCTTTAGCTGAAGAGTTTGCCCGAAGGGGGGCAGAGGTGGTTTTGGTTGCCGGCCCGGTAACTCTTACAACCGGTCATCCTTCTATCCGGCGGGTGGATGTCGAATCGGCAGCGGAAATGTATGCTGAAGTTATTCCGGCAGCGGCAGATTGTGACATCATTGTTTCCTGTGCTGCCGTTGCGGATTTTACGCCGGAAGAAAAGGCTGTTTCCAAGATTAAGAGGGAGGGGAAAAATTTATGTTTGAAATTGCAGCCGACACAGGATATTGCGGCTGAATTGGGCAAGAGGAAAAAAGAGGGACAGTTATTGGTCGGATTTGCTTTGGAAACGGATGATGAACAATGCAATGCGTTTCAGAAGCTGAAAAAGAAAAATCTGGATTTGATCGTCTTGAACAGCTTGAAGGATGAAGGTGCCGGTTTTGGCGGAGATACCAATAAAGTAACGATGATCGACCGCCGGGAACATATTCAGGAATATGCCTTGAAGAGTAAGAGAGAGGTTGCTTGTGATATTGTCGGTCGGGTGAAGAATTTACTTTCTTGAAAACAAAACGAAATAAAATTGTGACATTTTAAAATATTGTTTACATTTGAATTCTGATATGGTATCAGAATTCAAATATATAAAACAGTGGAAATTCAGGTATAGCCTGAGTTACGGATGTTATTTACTGACGAATTTATAAAAAACCGACATTGTCAACTGACAAGTGTTGGTTTTTTTTTATATCTGAATCGGACCGGAGGAATTATGAGTGTAGAATTTTTGAGAACTTAAATATAACGATATGAACACACACAGCTTAGTATCTATTGAGGATTACACCAAAGAGGAAATTCTGGAGGTTCTGGAGTCTGCTTCGGAATTTGAAAA
It encodes the following:
- a CDS encoding DNA-directed RNA polymerase subunit omega, which produces MVDFKKVKAPNNTITRNPAVFSAKAGNVYEAVAIIAKRANQISVEMKDELSRKLQEFASYTDNLEEIFENREQIEISKYYERIPKPVLIATQEFLDDEVYFRNPSTEKDREKVVKED
- the coaBC gene encoding bifunctional phosphopantothenoylcysteine decarboxylase/phosphopantothenate--cysteine ligase CoaBC translates to MLKGKHIILGITGSIAAYKAALLARLLVKEGAEVQVVMTALAKEFITPLTMATLTKKPILVDFYNPENGDWNSHVDLGLWADLMLIAPATANTIGKMASGIADNLLLTTYLSAKCPVVVAPAMDLDMYRHSATQRNLAVLRSFGNVIIEPEDGELASGLTGKGRMEEPENIVRLLERYFTAQAEFAGKKVLITAGPTYEKIDPVRFIGNYSTGKMGFALAEEFARRGAEVVLVAGPVTLTTGHPSIRRVDVESAAEMYAEVIPAAADCDIIVSCAAVADFTPEEKAVSKIKREGKNLCLKLQPTQDIAAELGKRKKEGQLLVGFALETDDEQCNAFQKLKKKNLDLIVLNSLKDEGAGFGGDTNKVTMIDRREHIQEYALKSKREVACDIVGRVKNLLS